From one Leishmania panamensis strain MHOM/PA/94/PSC-1 chromosome 11 sequence genomic stretch:
- a CDS encoding cytochrome b5, putative (TriTrypDB/GeneDB-style sysID: LpmP.11.0600), with product MSQGELQMYSWAEIARHTKEDDCWVVMYGKVLDVSKWLHEHPGGLDPIKDMGGMDITNSFESIGHTSTALLKSKAFIIGRVDPEESRIRKEAAKKASTPAPKWSETTREELRHYKGGEGIIPLPVIIGAAIAVLALLIYLLK from the coding sequence ATGTCTCAGGGTGAGCTGCAGATGTACTCATGGGCGGAGATCGCCAGGCACACAAAGGAGGACGACTGCTGGGTGGTGATGTACGGCAAAGTGTTGGATGTGAGCAAGTGGCTGCACGAGCACCCTGGCGGCCTCGACCCCATCAAGGACATGGGTGGGATGGATATCACGAACAGCTTCGAGAGCATCgggcacacaagcacagcgtTGTTGAAAAGCAAAGCTTTCATCATCGGCCGCGTGGACCCGGAGGAGTCGAGGATACGTAAGGAGGCGGCTAAGAAGGCGTCGACTCCGGCCCCAAAGTGGTCAGAGACGACGCGCGAAGAGTTACGGCATTACAAGGGTGGTGAGGGTATTATCCCGCTGCCCGTCATTATCGGCGCGGCAATTGCTGTCCTAGCCCTTCTAATCTATCTGCTGAAGTGA